A window from Candidatus Aenigmatarchaeota archaeon encodes these proteins:
- a CDS encoding acetate--CoA ligase family protein has translation MKPTEIFEKVRKEKRVNLNEIESREVLKYYGIPVVEGIVTNSIEEAVYFAEKKGYPVVLKIVSRDIIHKTDIGGVITNIKNERDLRDAFNQIIKNVRERAPKARIDGIFVQKMLPKSPEVIVGGKSDPTFDKVILFGIGGIFVEVFEDVSFRVIPITLSDAKEMISEIKGSKILMGIRGQDPVDLKSLADILLRTSKMLQENQEIKELDINPIFAMKKGAVAVDARIIIE, from the coding sequence ATGAAACCTACCGAGATTTTTGAAAAGGTAAGAAAAGAGAAGAGGGTTAATCTGAATGAGATTGAATCTAGAGAGGTCCTTAAATATTATGGAATCCCTGTTGTAGAAGGGATTGTCACAAATTCAATAGAGGAGGCTGTTTATTTTGCTGAGAAAAAGGGCTATCCTGTTGTTCTAAAAATTGTTAGTAGAGATATAATACATAAAACAGATATCGGAGGTGTTATAACCAATATTAAAAATGAGAGGGATCTCAGAGACGCTTTCAATCAAATTATAAAAAATGTCAGGGAAAGGGCCCCTAAAGCAAGAATAGATGGAATATTCGTGCAAAAAATGCTCCCAAAATCACCGGAAGTTATTGTTGGTGGAAAATCAGATCCAACATTTGATAAAGTTATACTTTTTGGGATAGGAGGTATATTTGTGGAGGTTTTTGAAGACGTTAGCTTCAGGGTGATACCAATAACTTTAAGTGATGCAAAGGAGATGATATCAGAAATAAAAGGTTCAAAAATATTGATGGGAATCAGGGGTCAAGATCCAGTGGATTTAAAATCTTTGGCTGATATTTTATTGAGGACATCCAAGATGCTTCAGGAGAACCAGGAGATAAAGGAACTAGATATAAACCCAATTTTTGCCATGAAAAAAGGTGCTGTTGCCGTTGATGCCAGGATAATTATTGAATAG
- a CDS encoding DUF1512 family protein → MVSFQSDFWSQFLNILFWIILLVFYPRIMVAQVMFKLEGTVAEMEEMSRRATSIVVKKINKNPDKKLKDKIKNFMEFFAIPPVDMDPYGIVKKFEHIINMEKDRFNYFVSQVAPEFDSEERA, encoded by the coding sequence TTGGTATCATTCCAGAGTGATTTTTGGTCGCAATTCTTGAATATATTATTCTGGATAATACTTCTCGTCTTTTATCCAAGAATAATGGTTGCCCAGGTTATGTTCAAACTTGAAGGTACAGTTGCTGAGATGGAAGAGATGTCCAGAAGGGCAACTTCGATAGTAGTAAAGAAAATCAATAAAAATCCTGATAAAAAATTAAAAGACAAGATAAAAAATTTCATGGAGTTTTTTGCAATTCCACCAGTTGATATGGATCCTTATGGGATAGTCAAGAAGTTTGAACATATAATAAACATGGAAAAAGATAGGTTCAATTATTTTGTTTCTCAGGTTGCTCCCGAGTTTGATTCCGAGGAAAGGGC
- a CDS encoding alkaline phosphatase family protein, whose amino-acid sequence MSNIDLKNIILEKKSEGQFLYPFYEKYCLSNIPSTILKLFGIKPKNPILGHEILKVLESYEFENILFLILDGFGYNYWKKYSDDYWFFRKFEEKGHVFPLTTIFPSSTAPAITTINTGFTPQEHGLLEWVVYFKEIDMIINTLPFSSLIKKDQMILEKANPKILYNGQTIYQKLKKEGIKSFSFISHLYSRSKYSKIIAKGSETISFLYLSDLFVNVRKKLENFLGKSYYYIYIDHMDSIEHKYGLLTDENSSEISSISFMIKQELSKVQKKIANKTIVFFTSDHGQTKVYPNETIYLNRFKKLDKYFQKGKRKNKILPTGSPRDVFLHIKPEMLDETIEFLKNKLKGKCAVLKTEDAIKRGLFGIGKPTKKFMERVGNVLILPYRNNTIWYKHTNKKFDLLGHHGGLSKDEMLIPFAFCKLSDLIS is encoded by the coding sequence ATGTCCAATATTGATTTAAAAAATATTATTCTTGAGAAAAAGTCAGAAGGTCAATTTCTTTACCCATTTTATGAAAAGTACTGTCTTTCTAATATACCATCAACCATCTTGAAATTGTTTGGAATTAAACCAAAAAACCCGATACTTGGTCATGAAATTTTAAAAGTATTAGAGTCATATGAATTTGAAAATATTTTATTTCTCATCCTTGATGGATTTGGATATAATTACTGGAAGAAATATTCGGATGATTATTGGTTTTTTAGAAAATTTGAAGAAAAAGGGCATGTATTTCCACTGACAACAATCTTCCCTTCCTCCACTGCACCAGCCATCACAACAATAAATACAGGATTTACTCCTCAGGAGCACGGTTTGTTGGAATGGGTTGTTTATTTTAAGGAGATAGACATGATAATAAACACACTGCCATTTTCATCTTTAATAAAAAAGGATCAAATGATACTTGAAAAAGCAAATCCTAAAATACTTTATAATGGCCAGACAATATATCAAAAATTGAAGAAAGAAGGGATAAAATCCTTTTCATTTATAAGTCATTTGTATTCAAGAAGTAAATACTCTAAAATTATTGCAAAAGGAAGCGAAACTATATCTTTCCTATATTTGTCTGATCTCTTTGTAAACGTAAGAAAAAAATTGGAAAATTTCCTTGGTAAGTCTTACTATTACATCTACATTGATCATATGGATTCTATTGAACATAAATATGGCCTTTTAACTGATGAAAATTCATCTGAGATATCTTCTATTTCATTCATGATAAAACAGGAGTTGTCAAAGGTACAGAAAAAAATTGCAAATAAAACAATTGTGTTTTTTACATCCGATCACGGACAAACAAAAGTTTATCCAAATGAAACAATATATTTGAATAGATTTAAAAAGTTGGATAAATATTTTCAGAAAGGAAAGAGAAAAAATAAAATACTTCCGACTGGGAGCCCAAGGGATGTATTTCTCCATATAAAACCAGAAATGTTGGATGAAACGATCGAATTTCTAAAAAATAAACTAAAGGGAAAATGCGCTGTTTTAAAAACAGAAGATGCTATAAAAAGAGGTTTATTTGGAATCGGTAAACCAACTAAAAAATTTATGGAAAGAGTTGGAAATGTTTTGATATTGCCATATAGGAATAACACAATTTGGTATAAGCACACAAATAAAAAGTTTGATTTATTAGGCCACCATGGGGGTTTATCAAAAGATGAAATGTTAATACCATTTGCTTTTTGTAAACTTTCAGACCTAATTTCTTAA
- the ileS gene encoding isoleucine--tRNA ligase → MNYKLEEDKIQEFWVKNNIRKKALVKNKGKKKFYFLDGPPYATGYIHLGTAWNKVLKDSFLRYKRMKGFDVWSQPGYDTHGLPIENKVEKKLGFKSKQDIEKMGVEKFNQECRKFATEFIDIMNKQFENLGVWMDWENPYLTLTKEYIEGAWHTFKVGYEKGLLYKDRYAVHVCPHCETAVAYNEIEYSNVSDPSIYVKFPVKGQQKTYLLIWTTTPWTLPSNTGIMAKPSAEYAYVSVGDETIILAKDLVETVMKKGKVKDYKIRKIVKGSDLEGLEYTHPLSEIFPFHRNIKNAWRVVLSDQYVTLEEGTGLVHTAPGHGEEDYKVGKENGLPIVSPLNMNGRYNDECGEYSGKFVKDADQEIIDEFNKKGLLFASETIKHDYPFCWRCSSPLIFMAVPQWFFKVTKIRDKLLEENKKVNWIPDWAGKRFHNWIESLGDWPITRQRYWGIPLPIWECQCGNTKVIGSSKELPKDIEDLHKPYVDEITFKCEKCGSEMKRIPDVLDVWFDSGVAPWASLGYPGRDDLFKRLWPNDFNLEGPDQIRGWWNSQMITSVITFGRRPFENILFHGFVLDVHGNKMSKSKGNIIAPEDVIEKYGRDVFRYYFLSNPPWEDFYFSWDGVEDVSKKLNIIRNTFQFVKTYVTDHPKKKPKLIKEDEWILSRLNQTILEYDKNFEKYLNYKSIEILEKFLLEDYSRFYIKLIRDRVSPGYDGEDKKSAFYTLIKVTESVVKLLAPVCPFMSEIAYQDLKKIIGKKESVHLEEFPAADETIINKDLENKMSIANEIIESTLALRQKAGLKLRWAAKRLVLVSVKDEVKETLEELGGVISRMTNVLELKITKTHPKGNFVQSTFTYGEIFLDITEDEDLVYERLYREIVRKIQSMRKKAGLVVSDRIALTLKSDKKTEYLLKKMVVKLSAEVGASDVKIGEIKGNFSEKLEFGKSKIDISFS, encoded by the coding sequence ATGAATTATAAATTAGAAGAAGATAAAATACAAGAATTCTGGGTCAAAAACAATATAAGAAAAAAGGCTTTAGTTAAAAATAAAGGAAAAAAGAAGTTTTATTTTCTAGATGGGCCACCATATGCAACGGGATATATACATCTAGGAACAGCATGGAACAAAGTTCTCAAGGATTCATTCCTTAGATACAAGAGAATGAAAGGTTTCGATGTCTGGTCACAGCCTGGTTATGATACTCATGGTCTTCCAATAGAGAACAAGGTTGAGAAAAAACTTGGTTTTAAATCAAAACAGGACATAGAGAAAATGGGTGTTGAAAAATTCAATCAGGAGTGCAGGAAATTTGCTACGGAATTCATAGATATAATGAACAAACAATTTGAGAATTTGGGGGTTTGGATGGATTGGGAAAATCCTTATCTAACATTGACCAAGGAATATATAGAAGGGGCATGGCACACATTCAAGGTGGGGTATGAAAAAGGCCTACTGTACAAGGATAGATATGCCGTTCATGTATGTCCACACTGTGAAACTGCTGTAGCTTACAATGAGATTGAGTACAGTAATGTTTCTGATCCATCCATATATGTTAAATTTCCAGTTAAAGGTCAACAAAAAACCTATCTATTGATATGGACAACAACTCCATGGACTTTGCCTTCAAACACTGGAATAATGGCAAAACCATCTGCTGAATATGCTTATGTTAGTGTTGGGGATGAAACTATAATCCTTGCAAAAGATTTAGTTGAAACTGTTATGAAAAAAGGAAAAGTCAAGGATTATAAGATAAGAAAAATTGTCAAGGGCTCAGATCTAGAGGGCTTGGAATACACACACCCATTATCTGAAATTTTCCCTTTTCACAGGAATATAAAAAACGCATGGAGGGTTGTTTTATCAGATCAATATGTGACTTTAGAGGAAGGTACAGGTCTTGTTCACACGGCCCCTGGGCATGGGGAGGAGGATTATAAGGTTGGGAAGGAAAATGGTTTACCAATAGTTTCCCCATTGAATATGAATGGGAGGTATAACGATGAATGTGGAGAGTATTCTGGTAAATTTGTAAAGGATGCAGACCAAGAGATAATAGATGAATTCAATAAGAAAGGACTTTTATTTGCGTCTGAAACTATAAAACACGATTACCCTTTTTGCTGGAGATGCTCATCACCTCTAATATTCATGGCTGTACCACAATGGTTCTTTAAAGTAACAAAAATAAGGGATAAACTCTTGGAAGAGAATAAAAAAGTAAATTGGATTCCTGATTGGGCGGGAAAAAGATTTCACAATTGGATTGAGAGTTTGGGAGATTGGCCAATAACAAGGCAAAGATATTGGGGAATACCCTTACCTATATGGGAATGCCAGTGTGGAAACACAAAAGTCATAGGTTCTTCCAAAGAACTCCCAAAGGATATAGAGGATTTGCACAAACCATATGTAGATGAGATAACCTTCAAATGTGAAAAGTGTGGATCAGAGATGAAAAGGATACCAGATGTTCTTGATGTATGGTTTGATTCTGGTGTTGCTCCATGGGCAAGTCTGGGATATCCTGGAAGAGATGATTTATTCAAGAGACTTTGGCCAAATGACTTCAATCTTGAAGGCCCAGATCAAATAAGAGGTTGGTGGAATTCCCAAATGATAACAAGTGTGATAACTTTTGGCAGGAGACCTTTTGAGAACATACTTTTCCATGGTTTTGTTTTGGATGTTCATGGAAACAAGATGTCAAAATCAAAGGGGAATATAATAGCACCGGAAGATGTAATAGAAAAATATGGAAGAGATGTATTCAGATATTATTTCCTTTCAAACCCCCCATGGGAAGATTTCTATTTCAGTTGGGATGGGGTTGAGGATGTATCAAAAAAACTTAACATAATTAGAAACACTTTTCAATTTGTCAAGACATATGTCACAGATCATCCCAAGAAGAAACCAAAATTGATAAAGGAAGATGAGTGGATACTTTCAAGGCTGAACCAAACAATACTGGAATATGATAAAAACTTTGAAAAGTATCTTAATTATAAATCAATAGAAATATTGGAAAAATTCTTGCTTGAGGATTATTCAAGATTTTATATCAAGCTGATAAGAGATAGGGTTTCCCCTGGATATGATGGGGAAGATAAAAAATCGGCCTTTTACACATTAATTAAAGTAACAGAGAGTGTGGTAAAACTATTGGCACCTGTATGCCCATTTATGTCAGAAATCGCATATCAGGACTTAAAGAAAATTATAGGAAAAAAGGAAAGTGTCCATCTTGAAGAATTTCCAGCTGCCGATGAAACAATAATAAACAAAGATCTTGAAAACAAGATGTCGATAGCCAACGAAATAATAGAATCAACTCTTGCTTTAAGGCAAAAAGCTGGTTTAAAGTTGAGATGGGCAGCTAAGAGATTGGTTCTTGTATCAGTAAAGGATGAGGTCAAAGAAACTTTGGAAGAATTGGGTGGTGTTATTTCAAGGATGACAAATGTTTTGGAATTGAAAATCACAAAAACACACCCAAAAGGAAATTTTGTCCAGTCTACTTTTACTTATGGGGAGATATTTTTGGATATAACTGAGGATGAGGATTTGGTTTATGAAAGATTATATAGAGAAATTGTGAGAAAGATACAATCAATGAGAAAGAAGGCTGGATTGGTTGTTTCTGATAGAATTGCTTTAACATTGAAATCTGATAAGAAAACAGAGTATTTGTTGAAAAAAATGGTTGTTAAACTTTCAGCAGAAGTTGGAGCGAGTGATGTAAAAATAGGTGAAATAAAAGGGAATTTTTCAGAAAAACTTGAATTTGGAAAAAGTAAGATTGATATAAGTTTTAGTTAA
- the speD gene encoding adenosylmethionine decarboxylase, whose translation MEEIKGFNILLDLHDCDKDKLDNYQEIKRNLSEIVKKSDFKVVGEKYHKFKPHGVTGVVLLASSHVSVHTWPELSFVAIDIYSCKGFENAKRIAEELIKFFGAKRVESKEIVRFR comes from the coding sequence ATGGAAGAAATAAAGGGTTTCAACATCTTACTTGATTTGCATGATTGTGATAAGGATAAGCTCGACAATTATCAAGAGATAAAAAGAAATCTATCTGAAATTGTAAAGAAGTCTGATTTTAAAGTAGTTGGGGAAAAATATCACAAATTTAAGCCTCATGGTGTTACTGGCGTTGTTCTTTTGGCCTCTTCACATGTTTCTGTTCACACATGGCCAGAATTGAGTTTCGTTGCTATTGATATCTATTCTTGCAAGGGTTTTGAGAATGCAAAAAGGATTGCAGAAGAATTGATAAAATTCTTTGGGGCTAAAAGAGTTGAAAGCAAAGAGATTGTGAGATTCAGATGA
- a CDS encoding fused MFS/spermidine synthase, whose amino-acid sequence MNKLDEVYYNLSKEIKVKIIGKVIFDKKSEFQHIQIIDTEKNRYLLLDSIVQLSRNDEYIYHESLVHPALLAAKSKNNVLIIGGGDGGSLREVLKYPVKKVTLCELDEEMIKISKKFFPELSNGSFDDPRVEIVYEDGRRFLENSKEKYDVIILDLTDPSGPSKFLFTQEFYSLVSKSLKEGGVVSLDADTPDYWGKFPYIFKTISTVFKNKYPYTVYIPSFMIRIGMIVCSNYDISFMKDEKFVEKEIKKNNLNLNYFTPRELANLFKIEKNINDLLKYEYKISTDKNPIEIDI is encoded by the coding sequence ATGAATAAATTAGATGAAGTTTATTATAATTTATCTAAAGAGATAAAAGTAAAAATTATTGGAAAAGTTATTTTTGACAAAAAATCAGAATTCCAACATATACAAATAATAGACACAGAAAAAAATAGGTACCTCTTGTTGGATAGCATAGTCCAATTATCTAGAAATGACGAGTATATATATCACGAGAGTCTTGTTCATCCCGCACTTTTAGCAGCAAAATCCAAAAATAATGTCTTGATAATAGGTGGTGGTGATGGGGGTTCTTTGAGGGAAGTTCTCAAATATCCAGTCAAAAAGGTCACTTTGTGTGAATTGGACGAGGAAATGATAAAAATTAGTAAGAAGTTCTTTCCCGAATTATCTAATGGTAGTTTTGACGATCCAAGAGTTGAAATAGTATATGAAGATGGAAGAAGGTTTTTGGAAAATTCAAAGGAGAAATATGATGTAATAATATTGGATTTAACAGATCCATCTGGGCCATCAAAATTTCTTTTCACCCAGGAATTTTATAGTCTTGTTTCAAAATCCTTAAAGGAAGGTGGGGTAGTTAGTCTTGATGCTGATACACCTGACTATTGGGGAAAATTTCCTTATATTTTTAAAACTATATCAACTGTATTCAAAAACAAATATCCTTATACAGTATATATTCCTTCTTTTATGATTAGGATTGGAATGATTGTCTGCAGCAATTATGATATAAGTTTTATGAAAGATGAAAAGTTTGTTGAAAAAGAAATCAAAAAAAATAATTTAAATTTAAACTATTTCACCCCAAGAGAATTGGCGAATTTGTTTAAGATTGAAAAGAACATAAATGACTTACTAAAATATGAATACAAAATTTCCACCGACAAGAATCCAATAGAAATAGACATTTAG